aaaatctatttcatcttttaatAACCATAAGGCTAcgttctttattttattttctctaaTGATAGATCTTGTTGATCTAATGTTGAGTCGGGAATCACTAATTCTTTTATTCGTATCTCGAAGGTGTTTCAAGAATTTCCACCTCAATTTATTATAAGATTCTATGATGCTAAAGGTTCTGTGTTTCATATCCTAGTGATAATGAGATTAAAGGTTTCTTCGAAGTTAAGGAGAGGGGTATTGTCCTTAAGGTTTCTTCTTTCTCTGTTATCTTTTTTCAgtactatttttcttaatagTTTTGTACTATTCTTAGCAATATATTGTTTACTGTTTATCCTGTTTAAGTTATCTTAGTTCTAAGTTTTCTTGGGGGTTGGAAGTTGAACGTGTTTACTGTGTCCTGTTGTGTCCTGTCTAACTGCGGCTCTTCCTGGCCTATAACGACGACGGCAACTGACGGCAGCTAATAAGGTTTAGCTAACTCTCTTTCAGAGACCCTCACACTATGAACTTGACATTAGATAACAGGATTGAACGATAAACATATACTGGAATGAATAGTATATAATAATTAAGATCTAGAGCATGAAACAGATAACAATATTTCAAGCTTATAAATGTATGGAGATTTAATAAGCTTTATAAATGTTACAGGTTTAGAACTATGTACAGACCAAAAGCTAAAAAGCATTATTAAAAAGGACAGGCTACAATCCAAAGCTGAACTTGGTATGTTTCTGCAAAGACTTCGGTTACAAAACAATTGCAGCTCCTTCAAAAAGAGcatcaaagaaatataaacatAAATTTTCCGATAAACCTAGAAGACGCCATAAgcgtaaagaaaagaaagaaggcgaAACTTCTAAAAAGAAAAGGTTTAAAAGGAAGAAAAATTATGGTGATAAATGCTGGTCATGTGGAAAAACAGGGCATAGAGCCAGTGACTGTAAGGTCacgaaaaagaaaaggaataaagTTAATTCTTTAGAAATTGACGAAAATACTAAAGAAAAACTTTACGCTATTCTAGAAGAGATAATGATAACAGTTCATCGTCTTCATCATCCTCATCCACTGATAGTTATTCGGATAGTGACAATGAACTTATCAATGTCGCATATGATTCAGACAGTAGCAGCTCAATAGAAGACAGCTGTAACTGTACTGGCGCAATTTGCGTTTGTAGCCAAAACTCACTTAGAGTAATATCAGAAGACTCCAAGGAAGTCTTATTCGACATTATCGAACACATTGATGACGATGACTTAAAGAAAAAGTatctaattaaattaaaaaaCATTATGGTTAAACAAAAGGGAAATCGACCACAGATATAGATTTTCCGTTAAAACAGAAGAACCCACTACAGTCCAACATCTTCAGACTGAACTTAAATCAGTAAAAGAATAATTAAAAGATATTAAGCTTAGACTTAATAAAATcgaaatggaaaatattactGATAAAATATTATCCCAGGTGAATAAGGGAAAAACGATTAATCAAGAATTCTTCAACGAAGAAGAAGATGGTAATAATTCCGACAACACTTCAAAATTAAATGATTCAATTATAGAAGAATCAAAAGATGATTCAGCAGCCTTAGTTAAACTTACTAAAGTAAAGGCTAAAAGTTATCATCTCCCCATAACCTTAAAGGTGCAAGATATGACTTTTAATAAGTTAGCATTATTAGACTCAGGTGCAGATAAGAACTGCATAATGGAAGGAATAATACCATTAAAGTATTTAGAGAAAACTACACAAAGATTATACTCTGCAACAGGAGAATTATTAAAGATAAATTACAAATTATCTAAAGCACATATCTGTAATGACGGAATATGTTTTATTAATGATTATATAATAACTAGAGATATAAACGAAGAAATAATTCTTGGTATTCCTTTCCTGACTCAAATAAAACCGCACTACGACTACTTAAGTGCCCTCTGCACTAATGtattaggaaaagaaatacaatTTCCTTACCTAAATCCAATCTCTAAAGAAGAAAGTGATTACattaaatcacaaaaaaaatttaaaataaacctATTATCTCAACaggttaattatttaaaaaatgatATTAAAGTTCGCAAAATTGAACAAACTTTGAAAACCCCCGAAGTAGAAGATAAGATTAAACGGTTTCAGCAAAAACTCGAGCTACAAGTTTGTTCCGATTTACCTACAGCCTTTTGGGAAATAAAAAGACACATAATCCACCTACCTTACGTAAAAGAATTTAATGAACAAAATATACCTACTAAGGCAAGACCTATTCAGATGAATCATGACTTAATGGAAGTCTGTAAAACGGAAATAGGTGATCTTCTCCAAAAGAAGATTATTAGGCCTTCTAAATCCCCTTGGAGCTGTGCAGCTTTCTACGTTAACAACAACGCAGAAAAGGAAAGAGGAGCTCCTAGGTTAGTAATTAGCTATAAACCTTTAAATAAGGTATTACAATGGATTAGGTACCCTATACCTAATAAAAGAGATTTATTAAAAAGAACTTATAAAGCTAATATTTATAGCAAATTCGATATGAAATTAGGATTTTGGCaaattcaaattgctgaagaagatAAATATAAAACTGCCTTTAATGTCCCATTTGGACAATATGAATGGAACGTAATTCCTTTCGGGTTAAAAAATGCCCCATCTGAATTCCAAAATGTGATGAATAATATATTTAAACCTTATAGTAACATGTCAATAGTTTATATTGACGATGTATTAGTATTCTCAGAGGACATAGATTCTCACTTTAAACACCTtaatattttttttcgaaataatAAAACACAATGGTTTGGTAGTCAGTGCTAAGAAGATTAAGTTATTACAAACAACCATTAGATTCTTAGGGCACGACTTATATCAAGGTACTTATAAACCAATTTGCAGAGCCATTGAGTTCTCCTCTAAGTTTCCCGACGAAATCACAGATAAAACACAATTACAGAAGTTCTTAGGAAGCCTTAACTACGTAGCAGATTTTATTCCTAACATTAGAAAAATCTGTGAACCCCTCTACAAGCGCCTTAGAAAAAACCCGGTCCCCTAGAGTCTAGAACAAACCAACACAGTAAAAAGGGTCAAGTCCATTGTTCAAAAACTCCCGTGTCTAGGGATTCCAAATCCTGAAGCATTTATGATAGTCGAAACCGACGCTTCTGATGAAGGGTACGGTGGTATTCTAAAACAACGAATTTCTTCAGAATCTCCCGAACAGTTAGTTCGTTTCACTTCTGGTATCTGGAATCCAGCTCAAAAGAATTATAGTACAGTCAAAAAAGAAATTTTGTCTATAGTACTATGTATTACAAAGTTTCAAGACGATTTAATAAACAAACAATTTTTATTAAGAGTTGATTGTAAGTCAGCTAAAGAGATTTTACAAAAGGATGTTAAAAAccttatttcaaaacaaatttttgattttgaaattgaatttataaaaggggaacAAAACTCTTTGCCTGATTTTCTAACCAGAGAATTCTTACAGGGAAAAAATGAGACCGCAAAAGGGTCCCTTCAGGGCCTCTCCGAAAAGGGAGAATAAGTATTCTGCTCTTGCAGAATTCCCACAATTACCAGTGAGACCAATGTTACTACCACCGGTGAGACCACCCGTGAGATCACTGCTAGATATAATGGTTACCCCTCCGAGAGTACCCACTACTGATAAAACCTCTGCCATGACAGTTCTTGGATCTATCCCACAAAGAACAGGTCCATTTCAACAGGCTTCCTCAAAAGCCTCCACCAGCCAAGCGGTAAAAACCTTGACAAGTGCTGATTACGAAATGAAGGTTCTAGAAACCTTCGCCCAAGCAGTTAATCCTCACACCCCCTCAAAAGCAGAAGATAAAAGACTGGTTTCCTCAGAGAAGGAAACGTTTGAGTTAATTGCAAAAGAACCAGTTAAAGTTTTAGCCCTAGATAAAGGCTATGAAAACCTTGACCTAGAAGACCTAATTCGTCCATGTTACACAGACAGAAACTATGTTGATACATGTGATCCCCTAAAAACAAAGAGATACTACGAATTAATTCTTACAGATACTAAGTCTGTTACTTTTGAACACACTCTCTATGATGAAAGAGATCCTACTAGTATTAGGATTTCAAAAATGACCATCAACAAAATTTTAAGCCCATTTGAATGGAATATGGATCATTTGCACACACCTATAGCTTTATCAGTCCAGTATAGGCCCCAAACCTATAATTACAGAGATTACGTAGATGCCTGGTTTAACTTTCTCTACCTACGACCAAAGACCCATACTTGGTTCGTTAAATATAGTGAGCAAGCCCAGAAATCTATATTACCCAGGTGGTTCTACAACCGGTAGAAAATCTTTGGAGGAACAGAGCAAACAATGCCTCGTAGCTTCCACAAGTACTATGAGAGATTCCTACTAGAACACGAAATCTCTACCCTTCCTGACCACATAAAACTATGCAAATATTATTTTGCGAAACGAATCTCTTTTATAAATAATTGGTCATTCGAAATAGAACAGATTGACAAAGTTAAATATTTGGTAAAAATACCCAAAATCAAAGGATAGATTCCAGAAGTTAAAGAAACTAGGAAATCCAGACCGGCTCAGAAAAACTCAACAACAGAATCACGTAACtcaaaaaatgagttaaaaaagAAACTACTCAGCATGCTTGCAAACATAGAATCAACGGATCCAACTCAAATACAGGCAATGATAGATACAATCTCAAATTCATCCTCCGCAGAAAGCAGACAAAACGGAGACATGGAAGACTTAGACGGAAAGATAGCCCTAGCCTATACTCAGTCTAATCGCTAAATAGCATCTTGCCCTTTCAGaaaaacaaaggacgaagaaagCGACATCTGCCCTTCAGAAAAAGCAAGGGACAATTGCCTCTTCAAAAAAGCAAAGAACAAATGGCCTTTCGAGACAAAGATCTGACCATCCATTATGGACGATCAAGATCAACTCAGCTATTTCTTAGAAGTCTATATAAAGCCTTCAAATGTAATATAGAAGGCAGACCGAAAATTGCCCTTCTCTTTTCATATATGTTTTCCCTTCCCTCTCTGCAAAAGTTCCTTGTACTGCAGTTTCCTATGTTCTAAATAAAAGTAAGTTTCTTAAACCTGTTTTTATTTACTTTAAATTCCGCATATTTTTATCTGTACTTACGATCTTTccacttggtatcagagccatgttaACCAAATCTATGAGAGGCTAAACTCTCAATTGTCTTTAAGGTTTATTGAAATCCTGTTATCTGTTTCATGCTCTAGATCTTAATTGTTATATACTATTCATTCCAGTATATGTTTATCGTTCAATCCTGTTATCTAGTGTCAAGTTCATAGTGTGAGGGTCTCTAAAAGAGAGTTAGTTGAACCTTATTAGCTGCCGTCAGTTGCCGTCGTCGTTATAGGCCAGGAAGAGCCGCAGTTAGACAGGACACAACAGGACACAGTAAACACGTTCAACTTCCAACCCCCAAGAAAACTTAGAGCTAAGATAACTTAAACAggataaaaagtaaacaatatatTACTAAGAATAGTACAAAActattaagaaaaatagtacTGAAAAAAGATAACAGAGAAAGAAGAAACCTTAAGGACAATACCCCTCTCCTTAACTTCGAAGAAACCTTTAATCTCATTATCACTAGGATATGAAACACAGAACCTTTAGCATCATAGAATCTTATGATAAATTGAGGTGGAAATTATTGAAACACCTTCGAGATACGAATAAAAGAATTAGTGATTCCCGACTCAACATTAGATCAACAAGATCTATCAttagagaaaataaaataaagaacgTAGACTTATGGGTattaaaagatgaaatagattttaataaaagaaatatcAACAGGTATCTTGAGCAAAGGCAAATGATACTGAGCAATATACGTAGTATTAATCGCTCTATTAGCAGATGCTCATctcaatattaaaataaaatcttAAATGAAGCAACAACCTTCTTTTCAATATATTAGAAATATAAATTATGAAAGATGGATACTTTTAAAAGAATTAAGAAAGGTAAACAGAAAAATAGATTGTGCTAAACACAATCTAAGAGTTTGTAAAACCCTTGCTTCAAATAAGAATATTAGCAAATTACCTCTATTAAACATAATAAAAGAGATTAATTATTATAACAACAATTTAAAAAATTGTGAATCACTAAAAAATACCTATCTTGACAATTTGGGTATGCTAAAAACCTGTATTAGCTGGTACACCtgtcaatattaatatgaataaTTCAGAAAGAAATAATACGCTAAATAGTGTTAATATTTCGGCAGTAGCAAATATTGCCAAAATAGAAAATGATTTACAAAATTGGAGCATTCCTAGAGAATCCTTTAGTACTATATCTCATACAGGCAAGTTTGATTTTATTAAAAGTTATAATATCAAAACTTATGAATCAACGATCGCTATTAATAACTCAATCGAAACATTTAAGTTATTAGCAGCACATGACATACAACAATATAGGAAAAAATATAATTTCCTACATATTGGACTAGTACAAGTAGCTGTCAAACCTTTATACAGATTAGGTTTAGACACACCCCTTTGTCTCTTGTTAAGAGATGACAAATTATTAAATTTTGACGATTCATTACTAGGAGTCCTACAAAGTAACCTAGCTCAAGGCCCGGTCtactttaattgttatccaaattATTCGGTTGACATAAACGACAAGAATATTTTAGATACCTTGACTCttaatattaaaacaaaaaatatgaaTAGTAAAATTAATACCAGAGAGATAGCTGTAATATACCGAGTATATTATAGGCTAATGAAAACTACTTTATCCCcgaaggctaaaattgaaagtaaTAAGGGAGTTACAATGCTCATGGAAGCAAATCAAGAGCATAGTAATACCTTCGTCCCTAGAATAATTCGATGGGATGAAATATTATCCAAAGATGAATGGCGTTTTGAAGCCATAACTCAACCTAAATATGAACAAGAAAGTTCACACATCGAACAAGTAATTCAATACCCAAATGGTGCAGTAGACTTAAAATTTTTAAGATCTAACTCAATAAGCGATGCTTCTTCCAGTAAAAGAATGTCCTTCAGTGGACCTTCTTCTTCTAAACCCCCGGAGGAAAGGTATAAAAGCGATAAAAGCGATGAAGAACTAATTGAAGAACTTGATAGGAAAATAAAAGGAGTAGATTTTAATAAAACTGTTCCTAAAGTAATCTATCAAAAGggtccttttattcataaaagttCATCCGCAGAAACAATAGATAGACTTGGAACTCTTAAAGAAGAAAGTAACTTCGAAATAGATTGGAAAAGTCTAAATGCTCAGTGGAAACACCCTGATAACAACATTAAAAGAAAATGGTATATAAATGCCTATTCTTTAGATCAAAGAAAGTCTTTCAGAAATAATTGGATTAAAGTTCCAAGTCTGAGTGTATCAAAAAGTTAAAACTGATTTTACAAATGAACTTCTAGAAAAAATAGAAGAACAACTTAAAACAAAACTGAGTGTATCAAAAATCCATACAGAACAAACTAGTAATAGTATAGATAAGACTATAGAACTTCATAAATTACAAAAACAGTTAACTTCATTAAATAAAACATATGAAACAATACTAAAGGATGAATCCATCTCGGATAGAGAAGCAaaattaataataatagaaaaagCTTCTAACGAATGCTCAGACTCTATTAATAAGATAAAACCTCTAGTAACATTAAAGACTATCTTTGCTAATACTCCTGAAGTAAGTAGAATAATGGGAAATCCTCGACATCCTATTAAGAAAAATTATTATGGAAGACCAACATTCCCAGATGTTCAATTTGAAGAAGACGTCTATCTATCCTACTCCAGTCATGACGGAACTGGAATTTCTGAATGGAATATTGATGGCCTAGCATAAGGCCAAATCTACAAAAAACTCCACGAAATAGGAATTGCGGTAACAACCTATTAAATGAAAAATGCGTCAGATAAACACGCTGCAACCTTAGAACGTATCAGGTTTTACCGGTACATTAAAAAATTGGTGGGATAATTACCTTTCAGAAGACGACAGAAATCAAATTCTTAATGCTACGACCATAGCAACTATAGTAAAAACTGAAAATAATAATCAAACAACTGAACAAGTAGCTAAAGAAGATGCCACAGCAACTTTAATCTACTGTATAGCCAAACATTTTATCGGTGAACCAAAACTATTCCAAGATAGAAGTCTTGAACTTCTTAATAATCTTAGCTGCCCAAAATTAACAGATTTTAGGTGGTATAAAGATATGTTTATAGAAAAGGTAATGGTCAGAGAAGACTGTAATAAACCTTTCTGGAAAGAAAGATTCATTAGTGGATTACCCAGGCTGTTTGCCGAAAAGGTAAGAAataaaattaaagatagatttaATGGCTCAATTCCATATGATAACCTAACGTATGGAGATTTAATAAGCTTTATAAATGTTACAGGTTTAGAACTATGTACAGAGCTAAAGCTAAAAAGCCTTATTAAAAAGGACAGGCTACAATCCAAAGCTGAACTTGGTAGTTTCTGCCAAGACTTCGGTTACAAAACAATTGCATCTCCTTCAAAAAGAGCATCAAATAAATACAAACATAAATTTTCTGATAAACCTAGAAGACGCCATAAgcgtaaagaaaagaaagaaggcgaAACTTCTAAAAAGAAAAGGTTTAAAAGGAAGAAAAATTATGGTGATAAATGCTGGTCATGTGGAAAAACAGGGCATAGAGCTAGTGACTGTAAAGTCacgaaaaagaaaaggaataaagTTAATTCTTTAGAAATTGACGAAAATACTAAAGAAAAACTTTACGCTATTCTAGGAGATAATGATAACAgttcatcatcttcatcatcctCATCCACTGATAGTTATTCGGATAGCGACAATGAACTTATCAATGTCGCATATGATTCAGATAGTAGCAACTCAATCGAAGACAGCTGTAACTGTACTGGCGCAATTTGCGTGTGTAGCCAAAACTCACTTAGAGTAATATCAGAATACTCCAAGGAAGTCTTATTCGACATCATCGAACACATTGATGACGATGACTTAAAGAAAAAGTATCTAATTGAATTAAAAAACATTATGGTTAAACAAAAGGGAAATCGACCACAGATAGAACCTTTTGATATGAAGAATGTGATGGATAGATTTTCCGTTAAAACAGAAGAACCCACTACAGTCCAACATCTTCAGACTGAACTTAAATCAGTAAAAGAAGAATTAAAAGATATTAAGCTTAGACTTAATAAAATcgaaatggaaaatattactGATAAAACATTATCCCAAGTGAATAAGGGAAAAACGATTAATCAAGAATTCTTCAACGAAGAAGAAGATGGTAATAATTCTGACAACACTTCAAAATTAAATGATTCAATTATAGAAGAATCAAAAGATGATTCAGCAGCCTTAGTTAAACTTACTAAAGTAAAGGCTAAAAGTTATCATCTCCCCATAACCTTAAAGGTGCAAGATATGACTTTTAACAAATTAGCATTATTAGATTCAGGTGCAGATAAGAACTGCATAATGGAAGGAATAATACCATTAAAGTATTTAGAGAAAACTACACAAAGATTATACTCTGCAACAGGAGAATTATTAAAGATAAATTACAAATTATCTAAAGCACATATCTGTAAT
The Nicotiana sylvestris chromosome 11, ASM39365v2, whole genome shotgun sequence DNA segment above includes these coding regions:
- the LOC138881085 gene encoding uncharacterized protein yields the protein MVREDCNKPFWKERFISGLPRLFAEKVRNKIKDRFNGSIPYDNLTYGDLISFINVTGLELCTELKLKSLIKKDRLQSKAELGSFCQDFGYKTIASPSKRASNKYKHKFSDKPRRRHKRKEKKEGETSKKKRFKRKKNYGDKCWSCGKTGHRASDCKVTKKKRNKVNSLEIDENTKEKLYAILGDNDNSSSSSSSSSTDSYSDSDNELINVAYDSDSSNSIEDSCNCTGAICVCSQNSLRVISEYSKEVLFDIIEHIDDDDLKKKYLIELKNIMVKQKGNRPQIEPFDMKNVMDRFSVKTEEPTTVQHLQTELKSVKEELKDIKLRLNKIEMENITDKTLSQVNKGKTINQEFFNEEEDGNNSDNTSKLNDSIIEESKDDSAALVKLTKVKAKSYHLPITLKVQDMTFNKLALLDSGADKNCIMEGIIPLKYLEKTTQRLYSATGELLKINYKLSKAHICNDGIRFINDFIITRDINEEIILGISFPDSNKIALRRLKCPLH